In Haemorhous mexicanus isolate bHaeMex1 chromosome 6, bHaeMex1.pri, whole genome shotgun sequence, a single window of DNA contains:
- the TSHR gene encoding thyrotropin receptor — MLCLTVAFLHQLLLVLVLCSRGAGRCPSAFCECSDWEDYKITCRDIYFIPSLPEDTQTLRFLETHLRKIPSDAFSNLPNISRIYISIDETLQSLEAHSFYSLSKVTHIEIRNLRNLDYIDPDAFKNLPLLKYLGIFNTGLKVFPDLNKIYSFDVNFLLEIADNPYMTSVPANAFHGLCNESLTLKLYNNGFTSIQGHAFNGTNLDAIYLHKNKYLKVINDDAFLGVHSGPTLLDVSRTAVANLPAKGLESLKELMAKNTWTLKKLPAVKVFLQLMRADLSYPSHCCAFKSWKKKSGILEYLICNQSSHSIHKRSVKTLRDPFYKDYAEEYTDHTSAMYDTNTKFTSFHENPHYYIFLEERGEGNLGFGKELKNPQMEDVQTFDSHYDYPVCGGNEDVICTPEPDEFNPCEDIMGYQFLRIVVWFVNLLAILGNIFVLFILLTSHYKLTVPRFLMCNLAFADFCMGLYLLLIASVDLYTRSEYYNHAIEWQTGPGCNTAGFFTVFASELSVYTLTVITLERWYAITFAMRPDRKIRLRHAVLVMLGGWLSCILLALLPLLGVSSYSKVSICLPMDTETPVAEAYIVFVLMCNIIAFVIICACYIKIYVTVRNPQYKSGDKDTKIAKRMAVLIFTDFLCMAPISFHALSAIMNKPLITVSNSKILLVLFYPLNSCANPFLYAIFTKAFRRDVFILLSKFGICEHQAQVYRGQTVSAKNSSGSYGQRISRGIGQVLTSIQDPVNDFLPAVTMQNQILMEECKQTEL, encoded by the exons GAGGTTTTTGGAGACTCATCTAAGAAAAATTCCAAGTGATGCTTTTTCCAATCTCCCCAACATCTCTAGGAT TTACATCTCTATAGATGAAACACTTCAGAGTCTGGAGGCCCATTCCTTCTACAGTTTAAGCAAAGTCACTCACAT TGAAATTCGAAATCTTAGAAACTTGGATTACATAGATCCAGATGCTTTTAAGAACCTCCCACTTCTGAAATACCT tGGTATTTTTAATACTGGACTCAAAGTATTTCCAGACCTCAACAAAATCTATTCATTTGATGTGAATTTTTTACT TGAAATTGCAGATAATCCTTATATGACTTCAGTGCCTGCAAATGCTTTCCATGGGCTTTGTAATGAATCTCTAACCCT TAAACTCTACAATAATGGTTTTACCAGTATTCAAGGCCATGCTTTTAATGGGACCAATCTGGATGCTAT CTATCTGCACAAGAACAAATATCTCAAAGTTATCAATGATGATGCATTTCTGGGTGTGCACAGTGGACCAACTCTGCT agACGTCTCCAGAACAGCTGTTGCCAACCTTCCAGCCAAAGGACTGGAAAGCCTAAAAGAACTAATGGCCAAAAATACCTGGACTTTAAAGAAATTACCAGCTGTAAAGGTATTTCTTCAGCTAATGCGAGCTGACCTATCATATCCAAgtcactgctgtgctttcaagagctggaaaaaaaaaagtgg GATCCTGGAGTACCTGATATGTAaccagagcagccacagcattCATAAGAGATCAGTCAAGACTCTCAGAGACCCATTTTACAAAGATTATGCAGAAGAATACACAGACCACACCAGTGCTATGTATGACACAAACACCAAGTTTACAAGTTTTCATGAAAATCCCcattattacatttttttggAGGAGCGTggagaaggaaatcttggctttGGCAAGGAGCTCAAGAACCCTCAAATGGAAGATGTCCAGACCTTTGACAGTCATTATGACTATCCTGTCTGTGGAGGCAATGAAGACGTAATATGCACACCAGAGCCCGATGAGTTTAATCCCTGTGAGGATATAATGGGATATCAGTTTCTGAGGATTGTGGTGTGGTTTGTGAACCTGCTTGCCATCCTAGGCaacatttttgtccttttcatCCTTCTCACAAGTCATTATAAACTGACTGTACCTCGCTTTTTGATGTGTAACTTGGCCTTTGCTGACTTTTGCATGGGGTTATACCTCCTTCTGATCGCTTCAGTGGATCTCTACACCAGGTCAGAGTACTATAATCATGCCATAGAGTGGCAGACGGGGCCTGGCTGCAACACAGCCGGGTTTTTCACGGTCTTTGCCAGTGAACTCTCTGTGTACACCCTGACCGTGATCACCCTGGAGCGCTGGTACGCCATCACCTTCGCCATGCGGCCTGACCGCAAGATTCGCCTGCGGCACGCCGTGCTCGTCATGCTGGGAGGGTGGCTCTCCTGCATCCTGCTTGCCCTTTTGCCACTGCTTGGTGTCAGCAGCTACAGCAAAGTCAGCATCTGCTTGCCTATGGACACTGAAACACCAGTGGCTGAAGCCTACATTGTCTTCGTTTTAATGTGTAACATTATCGCTTTTGTCATCATTTGCGCCTGCTACATAAAAATCTACGTAACTGTGCGAAACCCCCAGTACAAGTCAGGGGACAAAGACACCAAAATTGCCAAGAGGATGGCTGTGTTGATTTTCACGGACTTTCTGTGCATGGCTCCCATCTCCTTCCATGCTTTATCTGCCATTATGAACAAACCATTGATAACTGTCTCCAATTCCAAGATTTTGCTGGTACTTTTCTACCCGCTCAATTCTTGTGCCAACCCCTTTCTTTATGCTATTTTCACCAAAGCTTTCCGCAGAGATGTTTTTATCCTGCTAAGCAAGTTTGGTATATGTGAGCATCAGGCTCAAGTCTACAGAGGTCAGACAGTCTCAGCCAAAAACAGCAGTGGGTCTTACGGGCAGAGAATCAGCCGAGGGATAGGTCAGGTTCTTACAAGCATTCAAGACCCAGTCAATGATTTCCTTCCTGCTGTGACAATGCAGAACCAAATTCTCATGGAAGAATGCAAGCAAACTGAGCTCTAA